A window from Acinonyx jubatus isolate Ajub_Pintada_27869175 chromosome E1, VMU_Ajub_asm_v1.0, whole genome shotgun sequence encodes these proteins:
- the NEK8 gene encoding serine/threonine-protein kinase Nek8 isoform X4 yields MEKYERIRVVGRGAFGIVHLCLRKADQKLVIIKQIPVEQMTKEERQAAQNECQVLKLLNHPNVIEYYENFLEDKALMIAMEYAPGGTLAEFIQKRCNSLLEEETILHFFVQILLALHHVHTHLILHRDLKTQNILLDKHRMVVKIGDFGISKILSSKSKAYTVVGTPCYISPELCEGKPYNQKSDIWALGCVLYELASLKRAFEAANLPALVLKIMSGTFAPISDRYSPELRQLVLSLLSLEPSQRPPLSHIMAQPLCIRALLNLHTDLGSIRMRRAEKSLVPGPPMAPGSTGSRTTGARCRGIPRGPARPAIPPPLSAVYAWGGGLSAPLRLPMLNTEVVQVAAGRTQKAGVTRSGRLILWEAPPLGAGGGALLPGAVEQPQPQFVSRFLEGQSGVTIKHVACGDLFTACLTDRGIIMTFGSGSNGCLGHGSLNDISQPTIVEALLGYEMVQVACGASHVLALSTERELFAWGRGDGGRLGLGTRESHSCPQQVSIPPGQEAQRVVCGIDSSMILTVPGRALACGSNRFNKLGLDHCSLGEEPAPDQQVEEALSFTPLGSAPLDQEPLLSVDLGTAHSAAVTASGDCYTFGSNQHGQLGTNARRVSRAPCQVRGLQNIKTAMVACGDAFTVAIGAEGEVYSWGKGARGRLGRRDEDAGLPRPVQLDETHPYTVTSVSCCHGNTLLAVRRSLATYPRLGNLRHGLAQLLSSFLPCRLEMHLPRVPKCLLRS; encoded by the exons ATGGAGAAGTACGAGCGGATCCGAGTGGTGGGGAGAGGTGCTTTCGG GATTGTGCACCTGTGCCTGCGCAAGGCTGACCAGAAGCTGGTGATCATCAAGCAGATCCCAGTGGAGCAGATGACCAAGGAAGAGCGGCAGGCAGCCCAAAATGAGTGCCAGGTCCTCAAGCTACTCAATCACCCCAACGTCATTGAGTACTATGAGAACTTCCTGGAGGACAAGGCCCTCATGATTGCCATGGAATACGCACCAG GTGGCACCCTGGCTGAGTTCATCCAAAAACGCTGTAACTCCCTGCTGGAGGAGGAGACCATCCTGCACTTCTTTGTGCAGATCCTGCTCGCGCTCCATCACGTGCACACCCATCTCATCCTGCACCGGGACCTTAAGACTCAAAACATCCTTCTTGACAAACACCGCATGGTTGTCAAGATCGGGGACTTCGGCATCTCCAAGATCCTTAGCAGCAAGAGCAAGGCCTACACG GTGGTGGGCACTCCGTGCTACATCTCCCCTGAACTGTGTGAGGGCAAGCCTTACAACCAGAAGAGTGACATCTGGGCCCTGGGCTGTGTCCTCTATGAACTGGCCAGTCTCAAGAGGGCTTTTGAAGCTGCG AACCTGCCAGCGCTGGTGCTGAAGATCATGAGTGGCACCTTTGCACCTATCTCTGACCGGTACAGCCCTGAGCTGCGCCAGCTCGTCCTCAGtctgctcagcctggagccctcACAGCGGCCACCACTCAGCCACATCATGGCACAGCCACTCTGCATCCGCGCCCTCCTCAACCTCCACACCGACCTGGGGAGCATCCGCATGAGGAG GGCAGAGAAGTCCCTGGTCCCAGGGCCACCCATGGCCCCCGGCAGCACAGGGAGCAGGACCACAGGCGCCCGCTGCAGGG GTATACCCCGGGGACCCGCACGGCCGGCCATTCCGCCACCGCTGTCGGCGGTCTACGCGTGGGGCGGTGGGCTCAGCGCCCCGCTGCGGCTGCCGATGCTCAACACAGAGGTGGTCCAGGTGGCAGCTGGGCGCACGCAGAAGGCGGGCGTCACGCGCTCGGGGCGCCTTATCCTCTGGGAG GCCCCGCCCCTAGGCGCCGGAGGGGGCGCGCTCCTGCCCGGGGCCGTGGAGCAGCCGCAGCCCCAGTTCGTCTCCCGTTTCCTGGAGGGCCAGTCGGGCGTGACTATCAAACATGTGGCCTGCGGGGACCTCTTCACAGCCTGCCTGACCG ACCGAGGTATCATCATGACCTTTGGCAGTGGCAGTAACGGGTGCCTAGGCCATGGCAGCCTCAATGACATCAGCCAG ccCACCATTGTGGAGGCGCTGCTGGGCTATGAGATGGTGCAGGTGGCCTGTGGGGCCTCTCACGTGCTGGCCCTGTCCACAGAGCGAGAACTATTTGCGTGGGGCCGCGGAGATGGTG GCCGGCTAGGACTGGGCACCAGGGAGTCCCACAGCTGTCCCCAGCAGGTATCCATACCCCCAGGACAGGAAGCCCAGCGGGTTGTATGTGGCATTGACTCCTCCATGATCCTCACCGTGCCTGGCCGAGCCCTGGCTTGTGGGAGTAACAG GTTCAACAAACTGGGCCTGGATCACTGCTCCCTGGGGGAGGAGCCTGCCCCCGACCAACAGGTAGAGGAGGCCCTGAGCTTCACACCACTAGGTTCCGCACCCCTGGACCAGGAGCCCCTGCTGAGTGTGGACCTGGGCACTGCTCATTCAGCTGCCGTCACTG ccTCTGGTGACTGCTACACTTTTGGCAGCAATCAGCATGGGCAGTTGGGCACCAATGCCCGCCGGGTCAGCCGGGCACCTTGTCAAGTCCGAGGCCTGCAGAACATCAAGACAGCGATGGTGGCCTGTGGGGATGCCTTCACTGTAGCCATTGGGGCAG AAGGCGAAGTGTACTCTTGGGGCAAAGGGGCCCGAGGTCGACTGGGAAGAAGGGATGAGGATGCTGGACTCCCTCGGCCAGTGCAGCTGGATGAGACGCACCCTTACACAGTGACTTCTGTGTCCTGTTGCCATGGAAACACTCTGCTGGCCGTTCGCC GGAGTCTTGCCACCTACCCCCGACTCGGTAACCTGAGGCACGGATTAGCACAACTTCTGAGCTCTTTCCTCCCCTGTCGACTGGAAATGCATCTGCCAAGGGTACCAAAGTGTCTACTGCGGAGCTAA
- the NEK8 gene encoding serine/threonine-protein kinase Nek8 isoform X7, which produces MEKYERIRVVGRGAFGIVHLCLRKADQKLVIIKQIPVEQMTKEERQAAQNECQVLKLLNHPNVIEYYENFLEDKALMIAMEYAPGGTLAEFIQKRCNSLLEEETILHFFVQILLALHHVHTHLILHRDLKTQNILLDKHRMVVKIGDFGISKILSSKSKAYTVVGTPCYISPELCEGKPYNQKSDIWALGCVLYELASLKRAFEAANLPALVLKIMSGTFAPISDRYSPELRQLVLSLLSLEPSQRPPLSHIMAQPLCIRALLNLHTDLGSIRMRRAEKSLVPGPPMAPGSTGSRTTGARCRGIPRGPARPAIPPPLSAVYAWGGGLSAPLRLPMLNTEVVQVAAGRTQKAGVTRSGRLILWEAPPLGAGGGALLPGAVEQPQPQFVSRFLEGQSGVTIKHVACGDLFTACLTGRLGLGTRESHSCPQQVSIPPGQEAQRVVCGIDSSMILTVPGRALACGSNRFNKLGLDHCSLGEEPAPDQQVEEALSFTPLGSAPLDQEPLLSVDLGTAHSAAVTASGDCYTFGSNQHGQLGTNARRVSRAPCQVRGLQNIKTAMVACGDAFTVAIGAEGEVYSWGKGARGRLGRRDEDAGLPRPVQLDETHPYTVTSVSCCHGNTLLAVRRSLATYPRLGNLRHGLAQLLSSFLPCRLEMHLPRVPKCLLRS; this is translated from the exons ATGGAGAAGTACGAGCGGATCCGAGTGGTGGGGAGAGGTGCTTTCGG GATTGTGCACCTGTGCCTGCGCAAGGCTGACCAGAAGCTGGTGATCATCAAGCAGATCCCAGTGGAGCAGATGACCAAGGAAGAGCGGCAGGCAGCCCAAAATGAGTGCCAGGTCCTCAAGCTACTCAATCACCCCAACGTCATTGAGTACTATGAGAACTTCCTGGAGGACAAGGCCCTCATGATTGCCATGGAATACGCACCAG GTGGCACCCTGGCTGAGTTCATCCAAAAACGCTGTAACTCCCTGCTGGAGGAGGAGACCATCCTGCACTTCTTTGTGCAGATCCTGCTCGCGCTCCATCACGTGCACACCCATCTCATCCTGCACCGGGACCTTAAGACTCAAAACATCCTTCTTGACAAACACCGCATGGTTGTCAAGATCGGGGACTTCGGCATCTCCAAGATCCTTAGCAGCAAGAGCAAGGCCTACACG GTGGTGGGCACTCCGTGCTACATCTCCCCTGAACTGTGTGAGGGCAAGCCTTACAACCAGAAGAGTGACATCTGGGCCCTGGGCTGTGTCCTCTATGAACTGGCCAGTCTCAAGAGGGCTTTTGAAGCTGCG AACCTGCCAGCGCTGGTGCTGAAGATCATGAGTGGCACCTTTGCACCTATCTCTGACCGGTACAGCCCTGAGCTGCGCCAGCTCGTCCTCAGtctgctcagcctggagccctcACAGCGGCCACCACTCAGCCACATCATGGCACAGCCACTCTGCATCCGCGCCCTCCTCAACCTCCACACCGACCTGGGGAGCATCCGCATGAGGAG GGCAGAGAAGTCCCTGGTCCCAGGGCCACCCATGGCCCCCGGCAGCACAGGGAGCAGGACCACAGGCGCCCGCTGCAGGG GTATACCCCGGGGACCCGCACGGCCGGCCATTCCGCCACCGCTGTCGGCGGTCTACGCGTGGGGCGGTGGGCTCAGCGCCCCGCTGCGGCTGCCGATGCTCAACACAGAGGTGGTCCAGGTGGCAGCTGGGCGCACGCAGAAGGCGGGCGTCACGCGCTCGGGGCGCCTTATCCTCTGGGAG GCCCCGCCCCTAGGCGCCGGAGGGGGCGCGCTCCTGCCCGGGGCCGTGGAGCAGCCGCAGCCCCAGTTCGTCTCCCGTTTCCTGGAGGGCCAGTCGGGCGTGACTATCAAACATGTGGCCTGCGGGGACCTCTTCACAGCCTGCCTGACCG GCCGGCTAGGACTGGGCACCAGGGAGTCCCACAGCTGTCCCCAGCAGGTATCCATACCCCCAGGACAGGAAGCCCAGCGGGTTGTATGTGGCATTGACTCCTCCATGATCCTCACCGTGCCTGGCCGAGCCCTGGCTTGTGGGAGTAACAG GTTCAACAAACTGGGCCTGGATCACTGCTCCCTGGGGGAGGAGCCTGCCCCCGACCAACAGGTAGAGGAGGCCCTGAGCTTCACACCACTAGGTTCCGCACCCCTGGACCAGGAGCCCCTGCTGAGTGTGGACCTGGGCACTGCTCATTCAGCTGCCGTCACTG ccTCTGGTGACTGCTACACTTTTGGCAGCAATCAGCATGGGCAGTTGGGCACCAATGCCCGCCGGGTCAGCCGGGCACCTTGTCAAGTCCGAGGCCTGCAGAACATCAAGACAGCGATGGTGGCCTGTGGGGATGCCTTCACTGTAGCCATTGGGGCAG AAGGCGAAGTGTACTCTTGGGGCAAAGGGGCCCGAGGTCGACTGGGAAGAAGGGATGAGGATGCTGGACTCCCTCGGCCAGTGCAGCTGGATGAGACGCACCCTTACACAGTGACTTCTGTGTCCTGTTGCCATGGAAACACTCTGCTGGCCGTTCGCC GGAGTCTTGCCACCTACCCCCGACTCGGTAACCTGAGGCACGGATTAGCACAACTTCTGAGCTCTTTCCTCCCCTGTCGACTGGAAATGCATCTGCCAAGGGTACCAAAGTGTCTACTGCGGAGCTAA
- the NEK8 gene encoding serine/threonine-protein kinase Nek8 isoform X1 — translation MEKYERIRVVGRGAFGIVHLCLRKADQKLVIIKQIPVEQMTKEERQAAQNECQVLKLLNHPNVIEYYENFLEDKALMIAMEYAPGGTLAEFIQKRCNSLLEEETILHFFVQILLALHHVHTHLILHRDLKTQNILLDKHRMVVKIGDFGISKILSSKSKAYTVVGTPCYISPELCEGKPYNQKSDIWALGCVLYELASLKRAFEAANLPALVLKIMSGTFAPISDRYSPELRQLVLSLLSLEPSQRPPLSHIMAQPLCIRALLNLHTDLGSIRMRRAEKSLVPGPPMAPGSTGSRTTGARCRGIPRGPARPAIPPPLSAVYAWGGGLSAPLRLPMLNTEVVQVAAGRTQKAGVTRSGRLILWEAPPLGAGGGALLPGAVEQPQPQFVSRFLEGQSGVTIKHVACGDLFTACLTAFSCSSNPWTGLSGKPAQPLSPFSFLTTPHSPDRGIIMTFGSGSNGCLGHGSLNDISQPTIVEALLGYEMVQVACGASHVLALSTERELFAWGRGDGGRLGLGTRESHSCPQQVSIPPGQEAQRVVCGIDSSMILTVPGRALACGSNRFNKLGLDHCSLGEEPAPDQQVEEALSFTPLGSAPLDQEPLLSVDLGTAHSAAVTASGDCYTFGSNQHGQLGTNARRVSRAPCQVRGLQNIKTAMVACGDAFTVAIGAEGEVYSWGKGARGRLGRRDEDAGLPRPVQLDETHPYTVTSVSCCHGNTLLAVRRSLATYPRLGNLRHGLAQLLSSFLPCRLEMHLPRVPKCLLRS, via the exons ATGGAGAAGTACGAGCGGATCCGAGTGGTGGGGAGAGGTGCTTTCGG GATTGTGCACCTGTGCCTGCGCAAGGCTGACCAGAAGCTGGTGATCATCAAGCAGATCCCAGTGGAGCAGATGACCAAGGAAGAGCGGCAGGCAGCCCAAAATGAGTGCCAGGTCCTCAAGCTACTCAATCACCCCAACGTCATTGAGTACTATGAGAACTTCCTGGAGGACAAGGCCCTCATGATTGCCATGGAATACGCACCAG GTGGCACCCTGGCTGAGTTCATCCAAAAACGCTGTAACTCCCTGCTGGAGGAGGAGACCATCCTGCACTTCTTTGTGCAGATCCTGCTCGCGCTCCATCACGTGCACACCCATCTCATCCTGCACCGGGACCTTAAGACTCAAAACATCCTTCTTGACAAACACCGCATGGTTGTCAAGATCGGGGACTTCGGCATCTCCAAGATCCTTAGCAGCAAGAGCAAGGCCTACACG GTGGTGGGCACTCCGTGCTACATCTCCCCTGAACTGTGTGAGGGCAAGCCTTACAACCAGAAGAGTGACATCTGGGCCCTGGGCTGTGTCCTCTATGAACTGGCCAGTCTCAAGAGGGCTTTTGAAGCTGCG AACCTGCCAGCGCTGGTGCTGAAGATCATGAGTGGCACCTTTGCACCTATCTCTGACCGGTACAGCCCTGAGCTGCGCCAGCTCGTCCTCAGtctgctcagcctggagccctcACAGCGGCCACCACTCAGCCACATCATGGCACAGCCACTCTGCATCCGCGCCCTCCTCAACCTCCACACCGACCTGGGGAGCATCCGCATGAGGAG GGCAGAGAAGTCCCTGGTCCCAGGGCCACCCATGGCCCCCGGCAGCACAGGGAGCAGGACCACAGGCGCCCGCTGCAGGG GTATACCCCGGGGACCCGCACGGCCGGCCATTCCGCCACCGCTGTCGGCGGTCTACGCGTGGGGCGGTGGGCTCAGCGCCCCGCTGCGGCTGCCGATGCTCAACACAGAGGTGGTCCAGGTGGCAGCTGGGCGCACGCAGAAGGCGGGCGTCACGCGCTCGGGGCGCCTTATCCTCTGGGAG GCCCCGCCCCTAGGCGCCGGAGGGGGCGCGCTCCTGCCCGGGGCCGTGGAGCAGCCGCAGCCCCAGTTCGTCTCCCGTTTCCTGGAGGGCCAGTCGGGCGTGACTATCAAACATGTGGCCTGCGGGGACCTCTTCACAGCCTGCCTGACCG CTTTTTCTTGCTCCTCCAACCCATGGACTGGCTTATCTGGAAAACCAGCccaacctctctctcccttctcgttcctcaccaccccccactcTCCAGACCGAGGTATCATCATGACCTTTGGCAGTGGCAGTAACGGGTGCCTAGGCCATGGCAGCCTCAATGACATCAGCCAG ccCACCATTGTGGAGGCGCTGCTGGGCTATGAGATGGTGCAGGTGGCCTGTGGGGCCTCTCACGTGCTGGCCCTGTCCACAGAGCGAGAACTATTTGCGTGGGGCCGCGGAGATGGTG GCCGGCTAGGACTGGGCACCAGGGAGTCCCACAGCTGTCCCCAGCAGGTATCCATACCCCCAGGACAGGAAGCCCAGCGGGTTGTATGTGGCATTGACTCCTCCATGATCCTCACCGTGCCTGGCCGAGCCCTGGCTTGTGGGAGTAACAG GTTCAACAAACTGGGCCTGGATCACTGCTCCCTGGGGGAGGAGCCTGCCCCCGACCAACAGGTAGAGGAGGCCCTGAGCTTCACACCACTAGGTTCCGCACCCCTGGACCAGGAGCCCCTGCTGAGTGTGGACCTGGGCACTGCTCATTCAGCTGCCGTCACTG ccTCTGGTGACTGCTACACTTTTGGCAGCAATCAGCATGGGCAGTTGGGCACCAATGCCCGCCGGGTCAGCCGGGCACCTTGTCAAGTCCGAGGCCTGCAGAACATCAAGACAGCGATGGTGGCCTGTGGGGATGCCTTCACTGTAGCCATTGGGGCAG AAGGCGAAGTGTACTCTTGGGGCAAAGGGGCCCGAGGTCGACTGGGAAGAAGGGATGAGGATGCTGGACTCCCTCGGCCAGTGCAGCTGGATGAGACGCACCCTTACACAGTGACTTCTGTGTCCTGTTGCCATGGAAACACTCTGCTGGCCGTTCGCC GGAGTCTTGCCACCTACCCCCGACTCGGTAACCTGAGGCACGGATTAGCACAACTTCTGAGCTCTTTCCTCCCCTGTCGACTGGAAATGCATCTGCCAAGGGTACCAAAGTGTCTACTGCGGAGCTAA
- the NEK8 gene encoding serine/threonine-protein kinase Nek8 isoform X2 has translation MIVHLCLRKADQKLVIIKQIPVEQMTKEERQAAQNECQVLKLLNHPNVIEYYENFLEDKALMIAMEYAPGGTLAEFIQKRCNSLLEEETILHFFVQILLALHHVHTHLILHRDLKTQNILLDKHRMVVKIGDFGISKILSSKSKAYTVVGTPCYISPELCEGKPYNQKSDIWALGCVLYELASLKRAFEAANLPALVLKIMSGTFAPISDRYSPELRQLVLSLLSLEPSQRPPLSHIMAQPLCIRALLNLHTDLGSIRMRRAEKSLVPGPPMAPGSTGSRTTGARCRGIPRGPARPAIPPPLSAVYAWGGGLSAPLRLPMLNTEVVQVAAGRTQKAGVTRSGRLILWEAPPLGAGGGALLPGAVEQPQPQFVSRFLEGQSGVTIKHVACGDLFTACLTAFSCSSNPWTGLSGKPAQPLSPFSFLTTPHSPDRGIIMTFGSGSNGCLGHGSLNDISQPTIVEALLGYEMVQVACGASHVLALSTERELFAWGRGDGGRLGLGTRESHSCPQQVSIPPGQEAQRVVCGIDSSMILTVPGRALACGSNRFNKLGLDHCSLGEEPAPDQQVEEALSFTPLGSAPLDQEPLLSVDLGTAHSAAVTASGDCYTFGSNQHGQLGTNARRVSRAPCQVRGLQNIKTAMVACGDAFTVAIGAEGEVYSWGKGARGRLGRRDEDAGLPRPVQLDETHPYTVTSVSCCHGNTLLAVRRSLATYPRLGNLRHGLAQLLSSFLPCRLEMHLPRVPKCLLRS, from the exons AT GATTGTGCACCTGTGCCTGCGCAAGGCTGACCAGAAGCTGGTGATCATCAAGCAGATCCCAGTGGAGCAGATGACCAAGGAAGAGCGGCAGGCAGCCCAAAATGAGTGCCAGGTCCTCAAGCTACTCAATCACCCCAACGTCATTGAGTACTATGAGAACTTCCTGGAGGACAAGGCCCTCATGATTGCCATGGAATACGCACCAG GTGGCACCCTGGCTGAGTTCATCCAAAAACGCTGTAACTCCCTGCTGGAGGAGGAGACCATCCTGCACTTCTTTGTGCAGATCCTGCTCGCGCTCCATCACGTGCACACCCATCTCATCCTGCACCGGGACCTTAAGACTCAAAACATCCTTCTTGACAAACACCGCATGGTTGTCAAGATCGGGGACTTCGGCATCTCCAAGATCCTTAGCAGCAAGAGCAAGGCCTACACG GTGGTGGGCACTCCGTGCTACATCTCCCCTGAACTGTGTGAGGGCAAGCCTTACAACCAGAAGAGTGACATCTGGGCCCTGGGCTGTGTCCTCTATGAACTGGCCAGTCTCAAGAGGGCTTTTGAAGCTGCG AACCTGCCAGCGCTGGTGCTGAAGATCATGAGTGGCACCTTTGCACCTATCTCTGACCGGTACAGCCCTGAGCTGCGCCAGCTCGTCCTCAGtctgctcagcctggagccctcACAGCGGCCACCACTCAGCCACATCATGGCACAGCCACTCTGCATCCGCGCCCTCCTCAACCTCCACACCGACCTGGGGAGCATCCGCATGAGGAG GGCAGAGAAGTCCCTGGTCCCAGGGCCACCCATGGCCCCCGGCAGCACAGGGAGCAGGACCACAGGCGCCCGCTGCAGGG GTATACCCCGGGGACCCGCACGGCCGGCCATTCCGCCACCGCTGTCGGCGGTCTACGCGTGGGGCGGTGGGCTCAGCGCCCCGCTGCGGCTGCCGATGCTCAACACAGAGGTGGTCCAGGTGGCAGCTGGGCGCACGCAGAAGGCGGGCGTCACGCGCTCGGGGCGCCTTATCCTCTGGGAG GCCCCGCCCCTAGGCGCCGGAGGGGGCGCGCTCCTGCCCGGGGCCGTGGAGCAGCCGCAGCCCCAGTTCGTCTCCCGTTTCCTGGAGGGCCAGTCGGGCGTGACTATCAAACATGTGGCCTGCGGGGACCTCTTCACAGCCTGCCTGACCG CTTTTTCTTGCTCCTCCAACCCATGGACTGGCTTATCTGGAAAACCAGCccaacctctctctcccttctcgttcctcaccaccccccactcTCCAGACCGAGGTATCATCATGACCTTTGGCAGTGGCAGTAACGGGTGCCTAGGCCATGGCAGCCTCAATGACATCAGCCAG ccCACCATTGTGGAGGCGCTGCTGGGCTATGAGATGGTGCAGGTGGCCTGTGGGGCCTCTCACGTGCTGGCCCTGTCCACAGAGCGAGAACTATTTGCGTGGGGCCGCGGAGATGGTG GCCGGCTAGGACTGGGCACCAGGGAGTCCCACAGCTGTCCCCAGCAGGTATCCATACCCCCAGGACAGGAAGCCCAGCGGGTTGTATGTGGCATTGACTCCTCCATGATCCTCACCGTGCCTGGCCGAGCCCTGGCTTGTGGGAGTAACAG GTTCAACAAACTGGGCCTGGATCACTGCTCCCTGGGGGAGGAGCCTGCCCCCGACCAACAGGTAGAGGAGGCCCTGAGCTTCACACCACTAGGTTCCGCACCCCTGGACCAGGAGCCCCTGCTGAGTGTGGACCTGGGCACTGCTCATTCAGCTGCCGTCACTG ccTCTGGTGACTGCTACACTTTTGGCAGCAATCAGCATGGGCAGTTGGGCACCAATGCCCGCCGGGTCAGCCGGGCACCTTGTCAAGTCCGAGGCCTGCAGAACATCAAGACAGCGATGGTGGCCTGTGGGGATGCCTTCACTGTAGCCATTGGGGCAG AAGGCGAAGTGTACTCTTGGGGCAAAGGGGCCCGAGGTCGACTGGGAAGAAGGGATGAGGATGCTGGACTCCCTCGGCCAGTGCAGCTGGATGAGACGCACCCTTACACAGTGACTTCTGTGTCCTGTTGCCATGGAAACACTCTGCTGGCCGTTCGCC GGAGTCTTGCCACCTACCCCCGACTCGGTAACCTGAGGCACGGATTAGCACAACTTCTGAGCTCTTTCCTCCCCTGTCGACTGGAAATGCATCTGCCAAGGGTACCAAAGTGTCTACTGCGGAGCTAA
- the NEK8 gene encoding serine/threonine-protein kinase Nek8 isoform X3, producing MEKYERIRVVGRGAFGIVHLCLRKADQKLVIIKQIPVEQMTKEERQAAQNECQVLKLLNHPNVIEYYENFLEDKALMIAMEYAPGGTLAEFIQKRCNSLLEEETILHFFVQILLALHHVHTHLILHRDLKTQNILLDKHRMVVKIGDFGISKILSSKSKAYTVVGTPCYISPELCEGKPYNQKSDIWALGCVLYELASLKRAFEAANLPALVLKIMSGTFAPISDRYSPELRQLVLSLLSLEPSQRPPLSHIMAQPLCIRALLNLHTDLGSIRMRRAEKSLVPGPPMAPGSTGSRTTGARCRGIPRGPARPAIPPPLSAVYAWGGGLSAPLRLPMLNTEVVQVAAGRTQKAGVTRSGRLILWEAPPLGAGGGALLPGAVEQPQPQFVSRFLEGQSGVTIKHVACGDLFTACLTAFSCSSNPWTGLSGKPAQPLSPFSFLTTPHSPDRGIIMTFGSGSNGCLGHGSLNDISQPTIVEALLGYEMVQVACGASHVLALSTERELFAWGRGDGGQEAQRVVCGIDSSMILTVPGRALACGSNRFNKLGLDHCSLGEEPAPDQQVEEALSFTPLGSAPLDQEPLLSVDLGTAHSAAVTASGDCYTFGSNQHGQLGTNARRVSRAPCQVRGLQNIKTAMVACGDAFTVAIGAEGEVYSWGKGARGRLGRRDEDAGLPRPVQLDETHPYTVTSVSCCHGNTLLAVRRSLATYPRLGNLRHGLAQLLSSFLPCRLEMHLPRVPKCLLRS from the exons ATGGAGAAGTACGAGCGGATCCGAGTGGTGGGGAGAGGTGCTTTCGG GATTGTGCACCTGTGCCTGCGCAAGGCTGACCAGAAGCTGGTGATCATCAAGCAGATCCCAGTGGAGCAGATGACCAAGGAAGAGCGGCAGGCAGCCCAAAATGAGTGCCAGGTCCTCAAGCTACTCAATCACCCCAACGTCATTGAGTACTATGAGAACTTCCTGGAGGACAAGGCCCTCATGATTGCCATGGAATACGCACCAG GTGGCACCCTGGCTGAGTTCATCCAAAAACGCTGTAACTCCCTGCTGGAGGAGGAGACCATCCTGCACTTCTTTGTGCAGATCCTGCTCGCGCTCCATCACGTGCACACCCATCTCATCCTGCACCGGGACCTTAAGACTCAAAACATCCTTCTTGACAAACACCGCATGGTTGTCAAGATCGGGGACTTCGGCATCTCCAAGATCCTTAGCAGCAAGAGCAAGGCCTACACG GTGGTGGGCACTCCGTGCTACATCTCCCCTGAACTGTGTGAGGGCAAGCCTTACAACCAGAAGAGTGACATCTGGGCCCTGGGCTGTGTCCTCTATGAACTGGCCAGTCTCAAGAGGGCTTTTGAAGCTGCG AACCTGCCAGCGCTGGTGCTGAAGATCATGAGTGGCACCTTTGCACCTATCTCTGACCGGTACAGCCCTGAGCTGCGCCAGCTCGTCCTCAGtctgctcagcctggagccctcACAGCGGCCACCACTCAGCCACATCATGGCACAGCCACTCTGCATCCGCGCCCTCCTCAACCTCCACACCGACCTGGGGAGCATCCGCATGAGGAG GGCAGAGAAGTCCCTGGTCCCAGGGCCACCCATGGCCCCCGGCAGCACAGGGAGCAGGACCACAGGCGCCCGCTGCAGGG GTATACCCCGGGGACCCGCACGGCCGGCCATTCCGCCACCGCTGTCGGCGGTCTACGCGTGGGGCGGTGGGCTCAGCGCCCCGCTGCGGCTGCCGATGCTCAACACAGAGGTGGTCCAGGTGGCAGCTGGGCGCACGCAGAAGGCGGGCGTCACGCGCTCGGGGCGCCTTATCCTCTGGGAG GCCCCGCCCCTAGGCGCCGGAGGGGGCGCGCTCCTGCCCGGGGCCGTGGAGCAGCCGCAGCCCCAGTTCGTCTCCCGTTTCCTGGAGGGCCAGTCGGGCGTGACTATCAAACATGTGGCCTGCGGGGACCTCTTCACAGCCTGCCTGACCG CTTTTTCTTGCTCCTCCAACCCATGGACTGGCTTATCTGGAAAACCAGCccaacctctctctcccttctcgttcctcaccaccccccactcTCCAGACCGAGGTATCATCATGACCTTTGGCAGTGGCAGTAACGGGTGCCTAGGCCATGGCAGCCTCAATGACATCAGCCAG ccCACCATTGTGGAGGCGCTGCTGGGCTATGAGATGGTGCAGGTGGCCTGTGGGGCCTCTCACGTGCTGGCCCTGTCCACAGAGCGAGAACTATTTGCGTGGGGCCGCGGAGATGGTG GACAGGAAGCCCAGCGGGTTGTATGTGGCATTGACTCCTCCATGATCCTCACCGTGCCTGGCCGAGCCCTGGCTTGTGGGAGTAACAG GTTCAACAAACTGGGCCTGGATCACTGCTCCCTGGGGGAGGAGCCTGCCCCCGACCAACAGGTAGAGGAGGCCCTGAGCTTCACACCACTAGGTTCCGCACCCCTGGACCAGGAGCCCCTGCTGAGTGTGGACCTGGGCACTGCTCATTCAGCTGCCGTCACTG ccTCTGGTGACTGCTACACTTTTGGCAGCAATCAGCATGGGCAGTTGGGCACCAATGCCCGCCGGGTCAGCCGGGCACCTTGTCAAGTCCGAGGCCTGCAGAACATCAAGACAGCGATGGTGGCCTGTGGGGATGCCTTCACTGTAGCCATTGGGGCAG AAGGCGAAGTGTACTCTTGGGGCAAAGGGGCCCGAGGTCGACTGGGAAGAAGGGATGAGGATGCTGGACTCCCTCGGCCAGTGCAGCTGGATGAGACGCACCCTTACACAGTGACTTCTGTGTCCTGTTGCCATGGAAACACTCTGCTGGCCGTTCGCC GGAGTCTTGCCACCTACCCCCGACTCGGTAACCTGAGGCACGGATTAGCACAACTTCTGAGCTCTTTCCTCCCCTGTCGACTGGAAATGCATCTGCCAAGGGTACCAAAGTGTCTACTGCGGAGCTAA